In one Rhodococcus sp. KBS0724 genomic region, the following are encoded:
- a CDS encoding MBL fold metallo-hydrolase, which translates to MCNLIHEAHQHSLSRRGLLAGVMALGTATALAGCSSADTPSPASTDTFNYVDNARSHRTRLALLGTAGGPMTWIAPHNGGDQTRHGIASAVVVDGSFYLVDCGMGVAHQLRLANLGKDGDFHGYEGLRSVFLTHLHSDHTMDYFNIVLSGWYHGLPGPAPVEVYGPGDRGALPPISGTTDIPVVNPDNPTPGTVDMTNYLTQAYATDINDRLRDSGKPGLDKLIRTHDIQIPAEVRARANTNQFPVMDPFLVMEDDRVRVTATLVDHGAVYPAFAFRFDTDDGSIVFSGDTAPNPNLITLATGADILVHEVIDADWVKALYGEPPYSPEEEGFIEHLLHSHTTIEQVGPVAEEAGVKTLVLSHLAPGNNPAERWQAAAAGFSGDLIVGEDLMEIGVGKRTN; encoded by the coding sequence ATGTGCAACCTCATCCATGAAGCTCACCAACATTCGCTCTCCCGCCGCGGACTGCTCGCCGGCGTCATGGCACTCGGGACCGCGACCGCGTTGGCCGGGTGCTCCTCCGCCGACACCCCCTCCCCAGCGAGCACCGACACCTTCAACTACGTCGACAACGCCCGCTCGCACCGCACCCGACTGGCCCTGCTCGGCACCGCCGGCGGACCGATGACTTGGATCGCCCCCCACAACGGCGGCGACCAGACCCGCCACGGGATCGCCTCCGCCGTCGTCGTGGACGGCTCCTTCTACCTGGTCGACTGCGGAATGGGTGTCGCACACCAACTGCGGCTGGCCAACCTCGGCAAGGACGGCGACTTCCACGGTTACGAGGGCCTGCGCAGCGTCTTCCTCACGCACCTGCATTCCGATCACACCATGGACTACTTCAACATCGTGCTCTCCGGCTGGTATCACGGCCTGCCCGGTCCGGCACCCGTCGAAGTCTACGGACCCGGCGACCGGGGCGCCCTACCCCCGATCTCCGGCACCACCGACATTCCGGTCGTCAACCCCGACAACCCCACCCCCGGCACGGTGGACATGACCAACTATCTCACCCAGGCGTACGCCACCGACATCAACGACCGGCTCCGGGACTCCGGTAAACCCGGCCTCGACAAGCTCATTCGCACCCATGACATTCAGATTCCCGCCGAAGTCAGGGCCCGGGCCAATACCAACCAGTTCCCGGTCATGGACCCGTTCCTGGTGATGGAGGATGACCGCGTCCGGGTGACCGCAACCCTCGTCGATCACGGCGCCGTCTACCCCGCCTTCGCTTTCCGGTTCGACACCGATGACGGGTCCATCGTCTTCTCCGGCGACACCGCGCCCAACCCCAACCTGATCACCCTGGCCACCGGTGCCGACATCCTCGTCCACGAGGTGATCGACGCCGACTGGGTCAAAGCCCTCTACGGCGAACCGCCGTACAGTCCAGAAGAAGAAGGGTTCATCGAACACCTCCTGCACTCGCACACCACGATCGAGCAGGTCGGTCCGGTCGCCGAGGAAGCGGGGGTGAAAACACTGGTCCTCTCGCATCTCGCGCCGGGAAATAACCCGGCTGAACGGTGGCAGGCCGCGGCCGCCGGCTTCTCGGGCGACCTGATCGTCGGCGAAGACCTGATGGAGATCGGCGTCGGAAAACGCACCAATTGA
- a CDS encoding 2Fe-2S iron-sulfur cluster-binding protein yields the protein MAQVSYISHAGQETILDLDPGTNIMRGALSNGVASIYTECGGQTMCATCHVYVDESNLNDFPAVDEDEDEMLEATACDRLDNSRLSCGLVITDEHDQIVVRMPETQR from the coding sequence ATGGCACAAGTCAGCTATATCAGTCACGCCGGTCAGGAAACTATCCTCGACCTCGATCCCGGCACGAATATTATGCGAGGAGCGCTGAGCAACGGGGTCGCAAGCATCTACACCGAATGCGGTGGTCAGACCATGTGCGCAACATGCCACGTTTACGTCGACGAGTCGAATCTGAACGATTTCCCGGCGGTCGACGAGGACGAGGACGAGATGCTCGAGGCCACCGCGTGTGACCGCCTGGACAACAGCCGGCTGTCCTGCGGATTGGTCATCACCGACGAGCATGACCAAATTGTAGTGCGAATGCCCGAGACACAGCGGTAG